A genome region from Maridesulfovibrio salexigens DSM 2638 includes the following:
- a CDS encoding helix-turn-helix transcriptional regulator has translation MPAKSKAKSRKIDNYVPFVEFLGTFLGENCEVVLHDTTSKEKSVLAIANEHISGRGVGAPLTDLALKFMVNEVYREKDWMMGYTTEGRNGHILHSATYFIKDSEGELLGMLCLNMDTSDMLAARDLTNKVIHSAGFDRSVRKEDYSASAKEEEHSETFPKSMEDLTESLIVRVISDTNILPERMTSEEKMDVVSTLNDRGVFMLKGAIKDVAKHLVVSEATVYRYLQKVNDK, from the coding sequence TTGCCAGCCAAATCTAAAGCTAAATCAAGAAAGATTGATAACTATGTTCCTTTTGTTGAATTTTTGGGAACATTTCTGGGCGAGAATTGCGAGGTAGTCCTGCATGATACTACCAGCAAGGAAAAGTCTGTCCTTGCCATTGCCAATGAACATATTTCCGGGCGCGGTGTTGGCGCACCTCTGACCGATCTGGCCCTAAAGTTTATGGTGAATGAGGTCTACCGTGAAAAAGACTGGATGATGGGCTATACCACTGAGGGCAGAAACGGTCATATCCTCCATTCTGCGACATATTTTATTAAGGATTCCGAAGGGGAGCTGCTCGGCATGCTCTGCCTGAACATGGATACCTCCGACATGCTGGCCGCCCGTGACCTTACTAATAAAGTTATTCACAGTGCGGGATTTGATCGCAGCGTACGTAAAGAAGATTACTCCGCGTCAGCAAAAGAGGAAGAACACAGTGAGACTTTTCCGAAATCTATGGAAGACCTGACAGAATCACTGATTGTAAGGGTTATCTCTGATACAAATATCCTTCCTGAGCGTATGACTTCTGAAGAAAAAATGGATGTGGTTTCTACTCTTAATGATCGTGGTGTGTTTATGTTAAAAGGGGCTATCAAGGATGTAGCCAAGCATTTGGTCGTGTCCGAAGCCACTGTTTATAGATATTTGCAGAAAGTAAACGATAAGTAG
- a CDS encoding N-acetyltransferase, with translation MIRKALPEEYGLLSSLWLEASIKAHYFVPAEFWESNVDAMRNEYLPAAETLVIEKDGDIAGFISLIGETVAALFISVDKQGAGLGSQLLQHAKDEHENLNLCVYKENGPSVSFYTKHGFTIVEDRVDEHTGRVEILMDWQR, from the coding sequence ATGATCAGAAAGGCTTTGCCCGAAGAGTATGGTCTTTTAAGCAGTTTGTGGCTTGAAGCATCAATCAAGGCTCATTATTTCGTTCCCGCTGAGTTCTGGGAAAGCAATGTAGATGCCATGCGCAATGAATACCTGCCTGCCGCAGAGACATTGGTAATTGAAAAAGATGGCGATATTGCGGGCTTTATCAGCCTTATTGGTGAAACCGTTGCCGCCCTTTTTATTTCTGTAGATAAACAGGGTGCGGGACTTGGCTCTCAGCTTCTGCAACATGCAAAAGATGAGCATGAAAACCTTAATCTTTGCGTCTATAAAGAGAACGGACCGTCTGTTTCGTTCTACACAAAACATGGCTTCACGATAGTTGAAGATCGTGTTGACGAGCATACCGGACGAGTAGAAATTTTAATGGACTGGCAGCGTTAA
- a CDS encoding sensor domain-containing diguanylate cyclase — MSIDKFDFDSTLLTVNFATRLLAMEVDPDILVDRVLEAFCDLGNCQDATLMMYDEYDQLKGIAASLQRRRFIIDEEIPLTKAMEEAAQSLKPVVRPVCDDSIYPLPSECCDTDKTCLCVPLVGSRDRIRGFVTLYRAKEQQWDISELFQLGIISTVAAISIENSRLFRQTIEDSLTGLYMRRYLFIRMREEIQRFKRRGGPLSVIMIDVDNFKNVNDTYGHATGDAVLRSVGHILHENSRQGVDIPCRYGGEEFVILMPGSEKREAEIVAERIRAACEDATISAPEGKIKITASCGIASVEECQEPSADALLNIADKRLYCAKESGRNRVVAR; from the coding sequence ATGTCCATTGATAAATTCGATTTTGATTCGACCTTGCTGACTGTAAATTTCGCAACCCGCCTTCTAGCGATGGAAGTTGATCCGGATATACTTGTAGACCGTGTTCTGGAAGCTTTCTGTGATCTGGGCAACTGTCAGGACGCAACCCTGATGATGTATGATGAGTACGATCAACTCAAAGGAATCGCCGCTTCACTGCAAAGGCGCAGATTCATAATCGATGAAGAAATTCCTCTGACAAAAGCAATGGAAGAGGCTGCTCAATCTTTGAAGCCTGTAGTCCGGCCGGTCTGCGATGACTCAATCTACCCCCTGCCTTCAGAATGCTGCGACACAGACAAAACATGCCTCTGCGTACCGCTGGTAGGTTCCCGTGACCGCATAAGAGGCTTTGTGACTCTTTACCGCGCCAAGGAGCAGCAATGGGATATTTCCGAACTCTTTCAGTTGGGAATCATTTCAACAGTAGCTGCAATCTCCATCGAAAATTCAAGGCTTTTTCGCCAGACCATAGAAGACAGCCTTACCGGACTGTATATGCGCCGCTATCTTTTCATCAGGATGCGCGAGGAAATCCAACGCTTTAAACGCCGTGGCGGTCCGCTTTCCGTAATCATGATCGATGTGGACAATTTCAAGAACGTTAACGATACATACGGACATGCAACCGGAGATGCAGTTCTACGTTCCGTGGGACATATCCTGCACGAAAACAGCCGTCAGGGAGTGGATATCCCCTGTCGCTACGGCGGAGAGGAATTTGTTATTCTCATGCCCGGTTCAGAAAAAAGAGAAGCTGAAATTGTAGCGGAAAGGATCAGGGCAGCCTGTGAAGATGCAACGATTTCCGCGCCGGAAGGAAAAATAAAGATCACTGCCAGCTGCGGTATTGCTTCTGTTGAAGAATGTCAGGAACCGTCAGCCGATGCATTACTGAATATTGCGGATAAAAGGCTCTACTGCGCCAAGGAATCCGGACGTAACCGGGTAGTGGCAAGATAA
- a CDS encoding TatD family hydrolase — protein MAKKKKKNRALPQSVGINIPGVETHAHLDQDDYREDLPEVMARAKESGVGKIGNVFLGPQAYHDNKGLFADYPEVFFLLGVHPNDSGKFVEEDIDAMREAFKADPRLKAVGEIGLDFYWDRVPYDVQEDVFRKQLQLAEELDFPVVIHSRDAHERTLEVLEDFGWSGKPLLWHCFGGEAETAKRIIDHGWYISIPGPVTYKKNEIAQEAVRSIPVERMVLETDCPYLTPEPWRGKRNEPAFVVFTAAKVAELKGMEVNELWKICSDNAHEFFGLEE, from the coding sequence ATGGCTAAGAAAAAAAAGAAAAACAGAGCATTGCCCCAGAGCGTGGGTATAAATATTCCGGGCGTGGAAACCCATGCCCATCTGGATCAGGACGATTATCGTGAAGACCTGCCGGAAGTTATGGCCCGGGCCAAAGAAAGCGGTGTCGGCAAAATCGGCAATGTCTTTTTGGGACCGCAGGCTTACCATGATAACAAAGGACTTTTTGCGGATTACCCGGAAGTGTTCTTTTTGCTGGGTGTACACCCGAATGACTCCGGCAAGTTTGTGGAAGAAGATATTGATGCCATGCGTGAGGCTTTCAAGGCTGATCCGCGTTTGAAGGCAGTCGGTGAGATCGGGCTTGATTTTTACTGGGACCGAGTGCCTTACGATGTACAGGAAGATGTGTTTCGCAAGCAGCTTCAGCTGGCTGAAGAGCTGGATTTTCCGGTGGTTATCCATAGCCGGGATGCTCATGAGCGGACCCTTGAGGTTCTGGAAGATTTCGGTTGGTCCGGCAAACCGTTGCTCTGGCATTGCTTCGGCGGTGAAGCGGAAACCGCAAAGCGCATTATTGATCACGGCTGGTACATTTCCATCCCCGGTCCTGTTACCTACAAAAAGAATGAGATTGCGCAGGAAGCGGTTAGGTCTATCCCCGTAGAACGTATGGTGCTGGAAACTGATTGCCCGTATCTGACTCCTGAACCTTGGCGCGGTAAGCGTAACGAGCCTGCATTTGTTGTCTTCACTGCTGCCAAGGTAGCGGAATTGAAGGGTATGGAAGTGAACGAGCTTTGGAAGATTTGTTCAGATAACGCGCACGAATTCTTCGGCTTAGAGGAATAG
- a CDS encoding glycosyltransferase, protein MKTYIFIPPVRKPTGGITVFCQIASILARHGKDVQLVMREKGSWMPQIAEGYPDPVHWDEVKLTTDDLWLVPEGWVNSLAPGLNAGARCVVYCQNWAYLFSSLPEGVSWTNLPVSFLAVSHPVEWFMQQTVGKVSPILRPGIDTNLFYPPEKKSGGKIKIAYMPRKNKALVSQIKSIFESRNPGAEVRWVEIAGMDAQGVADALRSCHIFLVSGFPEGCPLPPLESLASGCIPVGFSGFGGWDYMRQIEGATFKPWWPLREVPWSGNGFWSADADVLDAAFNLEKAIILWREGGSILDSALEAGQQTIRSYTMEEQEKTVLDIWDNF, encoded by the coding sequence ATGAAAACATATATATTCATACCTCCGGTTCGTAAGCCTACCGGTGGAATCACCGTTTTTTGCCAGATTGCTTCAATCCTCGCCCGCCACGGTAAGGATGTTCAGCTTGTTATGCGTGAGAAAGGAAGCTGGATGCCGCAGATTGCAGAAGGGTATCCTGACCCTGTTCATTGGGATGAAGTCAAACTTACTACAGATGATCTCTGGCTGGTGCCTGAGGGGTGGGTGAACAGTCTCGCTCCGGGATTGAACGCCGGGGCTCGCTGTGTGGTTTACTGTCAGAACTGGGCGTATCTGTTTTCATCTTTGCCGGAGGGCGTTTCGTGGACTAATCTGCCTGTTTCATTTCTGGCGGTCTCCCATCCAGTTGAATGGTTCATGCAGCAGACCGTGGGCAAAGTTTCGCCAATCTTGAGGCCGGGTATTGATACAAATCTTTTTTATCCTCCAGAAAAGAAGTCCGGTGGGAAAATTAAAATCGCGTACATGCCGCGTAAGAATAAGGCTCTTGTGAGCCAGATTAAATCTATTTTTGAATCCCGCAATCCCGGGGCTGAAGTTCGTTGGGTGGAGATTGCCGGAATGGATGCACAGGGGGTGGCTGATGCTTTGCGTTCCTGTCATATTTTTCTTGTTTCCGGTTTTCCGGAAGGTTGTCCGCTTCCCCCTCTGGAGTCTTTAGCATCCGGTTGTATTCCCGTTGGATTTTCCGGTTTCGGCGGCTGGGATTACATGCGCCAGATAGAAGGTGCGACTTTCAAACCTTGGTGGCCGCTGCGCGAAGTGCCGTGGTCCGGCAACGGATTCTGGTCAGCTGATGCGGACGTGCTTGATGCAGCTTTCAACCTTGAAAAAGCTATTATCCTCTGGCGCGAGGGCGGCTCTATCCTTGACAGTGCTCTTGAAGCAGGGCAACAGACCATCCGTTCATACACCATGGAAGAGCAGGAAAAGACCGTTCTGGATATCTGGGACAATTTTTAA
- a CDS encoding serine dehydratase subunit alpha family protein: MINKKWSEFAKILKREVVPALGCTEPVAIALAAAKAAETLGKEAEKVVVKVSGNLLKNGMGVGVPGTGMTGLDIAAAVGVTGGKSELALEVLRDLDATQLAEGKKLIADGRLHVELADTEELLYVEAIVEAGEDSARCVIARAHAAIVLVEKNGEEVFSAPWLSEDKDESGCTMTMKEIYEYATEAPLEDLRFILEAVELNEKVAAEGLASDWGLKVGKSIAKDIEDGIRSDDIVSYAIKMTAAASDARMEGIQMPVMSNSGSGNQGLTATLPVLAFARRRDASEELLIRALILSHLSAVHMKSHLGKLSALCGASLAATASGCGIVLILGGGLQEVESTIKNTLGDIAGMICDGAKTSCALKVSSAVEAAINSALLAMKGISIPGKDGILDDDIETCIHNVGQLGSVGMAQTDKVILKIMTGKHTTAPAA, translated from the coding sequence ATGATCAATAAAAAATGGTCTGAATTCGCAAAAATTCTCAAACGTGAAGTTGTTCCTGCTCTGGGTTGTACAGAGCCCGTTGCAATCGCTCTTGCTGCTGCCAAGGCTGCTGAAACCCTCGGTAAAGAGGCTGAAAAGGTAGTTGTGAAAGTCAGCGGTAACCTGCTTAAGAACGGCATGGGCGTTGGTGTTCCCGGCACCGGAATGACCGGTCTGGATATTGCCGCTGCTGTAGGTGTTACCGGCGGTAAATCAGAACTCGCACTTGAAGTTCTGCGTGACCTTGATGCTACGCAGCTCGCAGAAGGCAAGAAATTGATTGCTGACGGGCGTCTTCATGTTGAACTGGCTGATACTGAAGAACTTCTCTATGTGGAAGCTATCGTTGAAGCCGGAGAAGATTCCGCTCGCTGTGTGATTGCTCGCGCGCATGCAGCCATCGTGCTGGTGGAAAAGAATGGTGAAGAGGTTTTCTCTGCTCCGTGGCTTAGTGAAGATAAAGATGAGTCCGGATGCACCATGACCATGAAAGAAATTTATGAATACGCAACTGAAGCTCCGCTGGAAGACCTGCGTTTCATTCTTGAAGCTGTGGAGCTTAACGAAAAGGTTGCCGCTGAAGGCCTTGCTTCCGATTGGGGCCTCAAAGTAGGTAAATCCATTGCCAAGGATATTGAAGACGGTATCCGTTCAGATGATATTGTCTCCTACGCTATCAAGATGACTGCAGCAGCTTCCGATGCACGCATGGAAGGCATTCAGATGCCGGTAATGAGCAACTCCGGCAGTGGTAACCAGGGCCTGACTGCAACTCTGCCTGTTTTGGCTTTTGCCAGACGCCGTGATGCAAGTGAAGAATTGCTGATCAGAGCATTGATCCTCAGCCACCTTTCCGCAGTGCATATGAAGAGCCATCTCGGTAAGCTTTCCGCACTCTGCGGGGCCAGCCTTGCAGCGACAGCTTCCGGTTGCGGAATTGTGCTTATCCTCGGCGGCGGACTTCAAGAAGTGGAAAGCACCATCAAAAACACTCTCGGTGATATTGCCGGAATGATTTGTGACGGCGCAAAGACCTCCTGCGCCCTGAAGGTTTCTTCCGCAGTTGAAGCTGCCATCAACTCCGCACTGCTGGCAATGAAAGGTATCTCCATTCCCGGTAAAGACGGTATTCTTGATGACGACATTGAGACCTGCATCCATAACGTGGGCCAGCTTGGTTCCGTGGGCATGGCTCAGACCGATAAAGTTATTCTCAAGATTATGACCGGAAAGCACACCACTGCCCCCGCAGCATAG
- a CDS encoding sigma-54 interaction domain-containing protein, protein MGQQFKLPDLLNEVPIGIAVLDIEGRVKLVNRAWQTITGADPDAMQGLKCYLGLRCDYCFKGCPVMADKADFQTVSVDADIIDRTRTKVPIRLNISPIVNSDNVISGYIETIQDIRQVAELSSTASKAYSLGGLIGTSPEMVKIFSMVPSIAATDSSVLITGETGTGKDVLAEAIHNASDRAGAPFIKVNCGALPETLLESELFGHVKGAYTGANEDRPGRIKLAHNGSFFLTEIGDLPLPLQVKLLSFLDDKVIHPLGSSRGFNADVRVIVATHRDLKKMVHEKTFRADLLFRLNVVHLHLPPLRERGDDILLLKNHFLMEYCNKFNKKIKGFSKKSAKILSAYRYPGNVRELSNIVEYAVNFCDRDLIGSAHLPAYLTEQDILRPVTESAHAAQERTAPLEYSSAQNWDDAEKQMIMDTLLKCGGRKGEAASRLGWSRATLWRKMKKHSITG, encoded by the coding sequence ATGGGTCAGCAATTCAAGCTCCCGGACCTTTTAAACGAGGTTCCTATCGGTATTGCCGTGCTGGATATCGAGGGCAGGGTCAAACTGGTCAACCGCGCATGGCAGACCATCACCGGGGCTGATCCTGACGCCATGCAGGGTTTGAAATGCTACCTTGGACTTCGTTGCGACTACTGTTTCAAAGGCTGCCCGGTTATGGCCGACAAAGCAGATTTCCAAACAGTATCAGTGGATGCGGATATCATTGATCGCACAAGGACCAAGGTACCCATCCGACTCAATATTTCACCTATCGTTAACAGCGACAATGTCATTTCCGGATACATAGAAACCATTCAGGATATCAGGCAGGTTGCAGAACTTAGCAGCACAGCCAGTAAAGCCTACTCACTTGGCGGATTGATCGGCACCAGCCCGGAAATGGTGAAAATTTTCAGCATGGTTCCATCCATTGCTGCCACGGACTCATCAGTATTGATCACCGGGGAGACCGGGACAGGTAAAGACGTACTTGCCGAAGCCATCCACAATGCCTCGGATCGTGCAGGTGCTCCGTTTATTAAAGTAAACTGTGGCGCTCTGCCCGAAACCCTGCTCGAATCTGAATTATTCGGGCACGTTAAAGGAGCTTACACCGGAGCAAATGAAGACCGCCCCGGACGCATCAAACTGGCCCATAACGGTTCATTCTTTTTGACGGAGATAGGCGACCTGCCCCTACCTTTGCAGGTAAAACTGCTTTCTTTTCTGGATGATAAGGTCATCCACCCGCTTGGAAGCTCTCGTGGCTTTAATGCTGATGTACGGGTAATTGTCGCCACCCACCGGGACCTCAAAAAGATGGTTCATGAAAAGACATTCCGTGCCGACCTGCTCTTCAGGCTAAATGTAGTCCATCTGCATCTGCCGCCCCTGCGGGAACGCGGCGACGATATTTTGTTGCTCAAGAACCATTTCCTGATGGAATACTGCAACAAATTCAACAAGAAGATTAAAGGTTTTTCCAAAAAATCAGCCAAAATTTTATCTGCTTACAGATACCCCGGTAACGTGCGCGAACTTAGCAATATCGTGGAATACGCTGTTAACTTCTGCGACCGGGACTTAATCGGATCTGCACACCTGCCCGCCTATCTGACCGAGCAGGATATACTGCGGCCTGTCACTGAGTCCGCCCATGCAGCGCAGGAACGAACCGCTCCTTTGGAATACTCATCTGCCCAGAACTGGGATGATGCTGAAAAGCAAATGATCATGGACACTCTGCTCAAATGCGGAGGACGTAAAGGCGAGGCCGCCTCACGGCTTGGCTGGTCCCGCGCCACCCTCTGGCGCAAGATGAAGAAACACTCCATCACCGGATAA
- a CDS encoding glycine radical domain-containing protein has translation MSPTQGADKKGPTAVIKSVGKLNVESMSLGMAHNFKLMPGSLDSPEGENGLIALLRTASVLGNGQMQFNYVDNDTLLKAQQNPDDYRGLIVRVAGYCAFFVELCKEVQDEIISRTMLE, from the coding sequence ATGAGTCCCACTCAGGGAGCCGATAAAAAAGGCCCTACCGCTGTGATTAAATCCGTAGGCAAACTAAATGTGGAATCCATGAGTCTTGGGATGGCCCACAACTTCAAGCTCATGCCCGGTTCCCTTGATTCACCGGAAGGTGAAAACGGGCTCATCGCCCTGCTGCGCACTGCCTCCGTGCTCGGCAACGGCCAGATGCAGTTCAATTACGTTGATAACGATACCCTGCTCAAAGCCCAGCAGAACCCTGATGATTACCGAGGCCTAATTGTTCGCGTGGCCGGATACTGTGCTTTCTTTGTCGAGCTCTGCAAAGAAGTTCAGGACGAAATCATCAGCAGAACTATGCTTGAGTAA
- a CDS encoding RidA family protein, which produces MKKVVVSEKAPAAVGCYSHAIETDNMVFTSGQLPIDAETGKMPEGPAAQAKQALDNLKYVLEAAGATMDDVVKTTVLIQNIEDFAAINEVYATYFSEPFPARSCFEVANLPLGALVEIEAVAAK; this is translated from the coding sequence ATGAAGAAAGTTGTTGTAAGTGAGAAAGCCCCGGCAGCAGTAGGCTGCTACTCTCACGCAATTGAGACAGATAATATGGTTTTCACCTCCGGTCAGCTGCCTATTGATGCAGAAACCGGAAAAATGCCTGAAGGACCTGCTGCTCAGGCAAAGCAGGCTCTCGATAACCTTAAGTACGTTCTTGAAGCAGCCGGAGCCACTATGGATGACGTGGTCAAGACCACCGTGCTGATTCAGAACATCGAAGACTTCGCTGCCATCAACGAAGTTTACGCGACTTATTTCTCTGAACCGTTTCCCGCACGCAGCTGCTTTGAAGTAGCTAACCTCCCTCTCGGTGCTCTCGTAGAGATTGAGGCTGTTGCGGCTAAATAG
- a CDS encoding NifB/NifX family molybdenum-iron cluster-binding protein: protein MSHKIMIPLHNDEVAPRFDLATDVLLVKVKSGGELSERIIVLPQASADDLCALATSDNTDAVVCGGIDDEHYQYLKWKGIEVLDDVIGPVKHVLQAYKDGKLSCGDNFYRK from the coding sequence ATGTCACACAAGATCATGATCCCTTTACATAACGACGAGGTCGCTCCCCGCTTCGATCTTGCCACTGATGTACTGCTGGTCAAAGTCAAATCCGGCGGAGAACTCAGCGAACGTATTATTGTTTTACCACAGGCTTCCGCAGATGACCTCTGTGCCCTTGCAACCTCCGACAACACAGATGCGGTGGTATGCGGCGGAATTGATGACGAGCATTACCAGTACCTCAAATGGAAAGGGATTGAAGTTCTCGACGATGTCATCGGTCCTGTAAAACACGTCCTTCAAGCTTACAAAGACGGGAAGCTGTCCTGCGGCGATAATTTTTA